One Gossypium raimondii isolate GPD5lz chromosome 3, ASM2569854v1, whole genome shotgun sequence genomic window carries:
- the LOC105796364 gene encoding zinc finger BED domain-containing protein RICESLEEPER 2 isoform X1 — translation MDTTIPIPPAISLDKVSIQILYLLNLFNLFQRGLQAFEKAFESRDGYHFEPSLTKVEDLRYFMLKDCNIDVAVAICLQNRHTSDEVYIVEFYWPPIESEISKSLALRIFHDLKHMKTTFVTVKVQGPEIKFQEEAISSIPTSSNTAMPLKIAEEARDIHAIEINAHIEQIIFNDDSQIVETKRNKQRKSWSKVWVDFDKFEKHGKQVAKCKHCPKELTGSSKSGTTHLNNHSKVCPGKKKQHQESQLILPVDTNERSATFDQERSHLDLVKMVIRHQYPLDLAGQEAFKNFVKGLQPMYEFQSRDILLSDIHRIYNEEREKLRLYFDQLACKLNLTVSLWKNNHGKTAYCCLIAHFIDDGWELKMKILGLRKLEHVYDTKVVGGIIRSFVSEWNISKKVCSITVDNSFLNDGMVHQIRENCVSEQGSLSSAHWFISSTLLEDGFREMDSILSKLWKSIEYVTETTHGKLNFQEAVNQVKLQGGKSWHELSFKLESDSDILDSALRSREIFCKLEQIDDNFMLNLSKEEWEKAVTLQSCFKCFDDIKGTQSLTANLYFPKLCNIYEEFGQLKKSNHPFVRLMKRKFDNYWSLCNVAFTIAAALDPRLKFRSSCNETYDLESMMKLIRFRKVLMDVYFEYANEAKNLSASSSVLDDSNSLTAETTKDCIVSYFSKFASASNVKEVASQKSELDCYLEETLLPSDADILSWWRVNSQRFPTLAKMACDFLAIPVSVSSPCSNISAMTINPAYSSLDPESMEALVCSQNWLESTKENDGEHHEPMQNMDKRKRKMEENDTPTVKVFKNRPHEKASSNGDIASDFNKNDGSLSFDNWMEPQCSSSESVGEKAEIMEASVCNRDRLESSIGKTNHGSNIAAAIGIPYDEPPFNSNQLDRFQSSSSESDDETTLRKQGSWCREDVRTYLVSSFTNKEKKRLNRWKRSELSGKKIGRDKEFQLMGEKLTPLLMVPHCDETLLEYYIDDSVVNTYFKLLKKRSDKFPNVYIKHYSFDSLIATCLIEGSKSEDEVLAWFKDEKLRGVHKLFLPMCLSAHWVLFCVDTKEKKISWLDPIPSSRIMSNSVEKQKIFQWFALYLLPEFGHNDAEKWPFEVRTDIPKQENSIDCGVFVMKYGDCLMHGDFFPFTQKDMIHFRRRIFLDIYRGRLHGK, via the exons ATGGACACTACAATTCCAATTCCACCAGCCATAAGTTTGGAcaag GTTTCAATCCAAATCCTCTACCTCCTCAACCTCTTCAACCTTTTCCAGAG AGGCCTCCAAGCATTTGAGAAAGCATTTGAATCAAGGGACGGCTACCATTTTGAACCATCTCTTACAAAGGTAGAAGACTTAAGATATTTCATGTTAAAGGATTGTAACATAGATGTTGCTGTTGCCATCTGTCTACAAAATCGTCACACAAGTGATGAAGTTTATATCGTAGAATTTTATTGGCCTCCAATTGAGAGtgaaatatcaaaatctttagCTCTTCGTATCTTCCATGACTTGAAACATATGAAGACAACGTTTGTAACAGTAAAAGTTCAAGGCCCCGAAATTAAGTTCCAAGAAGAAGCCATTTCAAGCATTCCTACATCTTCAAACACAGCAATGCCTTTGAAAATAGCTGAAGAAGCAAGGGACATTCATGCAATAGAAATAAATGCGCATATTGAGCAG ATTATTTTCAATGATGACTCTCAGATTGTGGAAACAAAACGAAACAAACAGAGAAAGTCGTGGTCAAAGGTTTGGGTGGactttgataaatttgaaaaacatgGAAAACAAGTAGCCAAATGTAAACACTGCCCCAAGGAGCTTACAGGGTCAAGTAAGAGTGGAACCACACACTTGAATAACCACTCGAAAGTATGTCCTGGTAAGAAAAAACAACATCAAGAAAGCCAGTTGATACTTCCAGTTGATACCAATGAAAGAAGCGCAACGTTTGATCAAGAAAGGAGTCACTTGGATCTTGTGAAAATGGTTATTAGGCATCAGTATCCATTAGATCTGGCTGGTCAAGAAGCCTTCAAGAATTTTGTGAAAGGTTTGCAGCCAATGTATGAGTTTCAATCCAGAGATATATTGTTATCTGACATACATCGCATCTATAACGAAGAGAGAGAGAAACTTCGGTTGTATTTTGATCAGCTTGCTTGCAAATTAAATTTGACAGTAAGTTTGTGGAAGAACAATCATGGAAAGACTGCATATTGTTGTTTGATAGCACATTTTATTGATGATGGTTGGGAACTAAAGATGAAGATTCTTGGCTTGAGGAAATTAGAGCATGTATATGACACAAAGGTAGTAGGTGGAATTATTCGGAGCTTTGTTTCGGAGTGGAATATAAGTAAGAAAGTATGTTCCATAACTGTGGATAACTCTTTTCTGAATGATGGTATGGTTCATCAGATAAGAGAAAATTGTGTTAGTGAGCAGGGCTCCCTTTCTTCAGCTCATTGGTTCATCAGTTCCACACTTCTTGAGGATGGGTTTCGTGAGATGGATAGCATACTTTCAAAGTTATGGAAATCCATTGAATATGTCACTGAAACAACACATGGAAAACTGAACTTTCAAGAAGCTGTAAATCAAGTGAAGCTACAAGGTGGGAAATCATGGCACGAACTTTCTTTCAAGCTGGAATCAGACTCTGACATACTTGATAGTGCCTTGAGATCAAGAGAAATATTTTGTAAGCTGGAGCAAATTGATGACAATTTTATGCTAAACCTATCAAAGGAGGAATGGGAGAAGGCAGTAACTCTACAAAGttgtttcaaatgttttgaTGATATCAAAGGAACTCAATCCCTTACTGCAAATTTGTACTTCCCGAAGCTCTGCAACATATATGAGGAATTTGGTCAACTAAAAAAGAGCAATCATCCGTTTGTCAGATTGATGAAGAGGAAATTTGACAACTATTGGAGCTTATGTAATGTGGCTTTCACTATTGCAGCTGCTCTTGATCCAAGGTTAAAGTTTAGATCCTCATGTAATGAGACCTATGATCTTGAAAGTATGATGAAGCTGATAAGATTTCGTAAAGTTCTCATGGATGTTTACTTTGAGTATGCTAATGAAGCCAAAAATCTGAGTGCATCATCTTCAGTCTTGGATGATTCCAATTCTTTAACAGCAGAGACCACGAAAGATTGTATTGTGAGCTACTTCAGTAAATTTGCATCTGCAAGCAATGTTAAAGAGGTGGCTTCACAGAAGTCAGAGCTTGACTGTTACTTAGAAGAGACTTTGCTTCCCTCGGATGCAGACATACTTAGTTGGTGGCGTGTTAATTCTCAAAGGTTCCCCACACTTGCAAAGATGGCTTGTGATTTCCTCGCAATCCCAGTATCAGTTTCCTCACCATGTTCGAATATTAGTGCTATGACCATAAATCCAGCCTACAGTAGCTTAGACCCTGAGAGCATGGAAGCTCTGGTATGCAGTCAAAATTGGTTGGAGTCTACAAAAGAAA ATGATGGAGAACATCATGAACCCATGCAAAATATG gataaaaggaaaagaaagatggaagaGAATGACACTCCTACtgtaaaagttttcaaaaaccGGCCTCATGAAAAAGCTAGTAGTAATGGAGACATTGCTAGTGATTTCAACAAAAATG ATGGTAGTCTATCTTTTGACAATTGGATGGAGCCACAATGTTCTTCTTCAGAGTCTGTTGGTGAAAAAGCAGAGATCATGGAAGCTTCGGTTTGCAATCGAGATAGGTTGGAATCGTCAATAGGAA AAACTAATCATGGAAGCAACATTGCTGCCGCAATTGGAATTCCATATGATGAACCACCATTCAACAGTAATCAATTGGATCGATTTCAAAGCTCATCTTCCGAGTCTGATGATGAGACAACATTGAGGAAGCAAGGGTCATGGTGTAGAGAG GATGTTCGGACATATTTAGTCTCAAGTTTTACAAACAAGGAGAAAAAACGATTAAATAGATGGAAAAGGAGTGAGCTGAGCGG AAAGAAAATTGGAAGGGACAAGGAATTTCAATTAATGGGCGAGAAACTAACACCTTTACTCATGGTGCCTCATTGTGATGAAACACTACTAGAGTACTATATCGATGATTCG GTCGttaatacttattttaaattgcttAAGAAGAGATCCGACAAATTTCCAAATGTATACATCAAACATTATTCGTTTGATTCTCTAATAGCT ACTTGCTTAATAGAAGGATCCAAATCAGAAGATGAAGTATTAGCATGGTTTAAAGATGAAAAGTTAAGAGGGGTCCATAAA ttgTTTCTACCAATGTGTTTATCAGCACATTGGGTTCTTTTTTGTGTAGATACCAAAGAGAAGAAGATTTCATGGTTAGATCCGATACCATCTTCTCGGATAATGTCTAATAGTGtcgaaaaacaaaaaatattccAGTGGTTCGCACTCTATCTACTGCCAGAATTTGGTCATAATGATGCAGAGAAATGGCCATTTGAAGTGCGCACTGATATTCCAAAGCAAGAAAA CTCGATTGATTGCGGAGTATTCGTGATGAAATATGGTGATTGCCTAATGCATGGTGATTTCTTCCCTTTTACACAAAAAGATATGATTCATTTTCGACGTCGTATCTTTCTTGATATATACCGTGGGAGGTTACATGGTAAATAA
- the LOC105796364 gene encoding zinc finger BED domain-containing protein RICESLEEPER 2 isoform X2, with product MDTTIPIPPAISLDKVSIQILYLLNLFNLFQRGLQAFEKAFESRDGYHFEPSLTKVEDLRYFMLKDCNIDVAVAICLQNRHTSDEVYIVEFYWPPIESEISKSLALRIFHDLKHMKTTFVTVKVQGPEIKFQEEAISSIPTSSNTAMPLKIAEEARDIHAIEINAHIEQIVETKRNKQRKSWSKVWVDFDKFEKHGKQVAKCKHCPKELTGSSKSGTTHLNNHSKVCPGKKKQHQESQLILPVDTNERSATFDQERSHLDLVKMVIRHQYPLDLAGQEAFKNFVKGLQPMYEFQSRDILLSDIHRIYNEEREKLRLYFDQLACKLNLTVSLWKNNHGKTAYCCLIAHFIDDGWELKMKILGLRKLEHVYDTKVVGGIIRSFVSEWNISKKVCSITVDNSFLNDGMVHQIRENCVSEQGSLSSAHWFISSTLLEDGFREMDSILSKLWKSIEYVTETTHGKLNFQEAVNQVKLQGGKSWHELSFKLESDSDILDSALRSREIFCKLEQIDDNFMLNLSKEEWEKAVTLQSCFKCFDDIKGTQSLTANLYFPKLCNIYEEFGQLKKSNHPFVRLMKRKFDNYWSLCNVAFTIAAALDPRLKFRSSCNETYDLESMMKLIRFRKVLMDVYFEYANEAKNLSASSSVLDDSNSLTAETTKDCIVSYFSKFASASNVKEVASQKSELDCYLEETLLPSDADILSWWRVNSQRFPTLAKMACDFLAIPVSVSSPCSNISAMTINPAYSSLDPESMEALVCSQNWLESTKENDGEHHEPMQNMDKRKRKMEENDTPTVKVFKNRPHEKASSNGDIASDFNKNDGSLSFDNWMEPQCSSSESVGEKAEIMEASVCNRDRLESSIGKTNHGSNIAAAIGIPYDEPPFNSNQLDRFQSSSSESDDETTLRKQGSWCREDVRTYLVSSFTNKEKKRLNRWKRSELSGKKIGRDKEFQLMGEKLTPLLMVPHCDETLLEYYIDDSVVNTYFKLLKKRSDKFPNVYIKHYSFDSLIATCLIEGSKSEDEVLAWFKDEKLRGVHKLFLPMCLSAHWVLFCVDTKEKKISWLDPIPSSRIMSNSVEKQKIFQWFALYLLPEFGHNDAEKWPFEVRTDIPKQENSIDCGVFVMKYGDCLMHGDFFPFTQKDMIHFRRRIFLDIYRGRLHGK from the exons ATGGACACTACAATTCCAATTCCACCAGCCATAAGTTTGGAcaag GTTTCAATCCAAATCCTCTACCTCCTCAACCTCTTCAACCTTTTCCAGAG AGGCCTCCAAGCATTTGAGAAAGCATTTGAATCAAGGGACGGCTACCATTTTGAACCATCTCTTACAAAGGTAGAAGACTTAAGATATTTCATGTTAAAGGATTGTAACATAGATGTTGCTGTTGCCATCTGTCTACAAAATCGTCACACAAGTGATGAAGTTTATATCGTAGAATTTTATTGGCCTCCAATTGAGAGtgaaatatcaaaatctttagCTCTTCGTATCTTCCATGACTTGAAACATATGAAGACAACGTTTGTAACAGTAAAAGTTCAAGGCCCCGAAATTAAGTTCCAAGAAGAAGCCATTTCAAGCATTCCTACATCTTCAAACACAGCAATGCCTTTGAAAATAGCTGAAGAAGCAAGGGACATTCATGCAATAGAAATAAATGCGCATATTGAGCAG ATTGTGGAAACAAAACGAAACAAACAGAGAAAGTCGTGGTCAAAGGTTTGGGTGGactttgataaatttgaaaaacatgGAAAACAAGTAGCCAAATGTAAACACTGCCCCAAGGAGCTTACAGGGTCAAGTAAGAGTGGAACCACACACTTGAATAACCACTCGAAAGTATGTCCTGGTAAGAAAAAACAACATCAAGAAAGCCAGTTGATACTTCCAGTTGATACCAATGAAAGAAGCGCAACGTTTGATCAAGAAAGGAGTCACTTGGATCTTGTGAAAATGGTTATTAGGCATCAGTATCCATTAGATCTGGCTGGTCAAGAAGCCTTCAAGAATTTTGTGAAAGGTTTGCAGCCAATGTATGAGTTTCAATCCAGAGATATATTGTTATCTGACATACATCGCATCTATAACGAAGAGAGAGAGAAACTTCGGTTGTATTTTGATCAGCTTGCTTGCAAATTAAATTTGACAGTAAGTTTGTGGAAGAACAATCATGGAAAGACTGCATATTGTTGTTTGATAGCACATTTTATTGATGATGGTTGGGAACTAAAGATGAAGATTCTTGGCTTGAGGAAATTAGAGCATGTATATGACACAAAGGTAGTAGGTGGAATTATTCGGAGCTTTGTTTCGGAGTGGAATATAAGTAAGAAAGTATGTTCCATAACTGTGGATAACTCTTTTCTGAATGATGGTATGGTTCATCAGATAAGAGAAAATTGTGTTAGTGAGCAGGGCTCCCTTTCTTCAGCTCATTGGTTCATCAGTTCCACACTTCTTGAGGATGGGTTTCGTGAGATGGATAGCATACTTTCAAAGTTATGGAAATCCATTGAATATGTCACTGAAACAACACATGGAAAACTGAACTTTCAAGAAGCTGTAAATCAAGTGAAGCTACAAGGTGGGAAATCATGGCACGAACTTTCTTTCAAGCTGGAATCAGACTCTGACATACTTGATAGTGCCTTGAGATCAAGAGAAATATTTTGTAAGCTGGAGCAAATTGATGACAATTTTATGCTAAACCTATCAAAGGAGGAATGGGAGAAGGCAGTAACTCTACAAAGttgtttcaaatgttttgaTGATATCAAAGGAACTCAATCCCTTACTGCAAATTTGTACTTCCCGAAGCTCTGCAACATATATGAGGAATTTGGTCAACTAAAAAAGAGCAATCATCCGTTTGTCAGATTGATGAAGAGGAAATTTGACAACTATTGGAGCTTATGTAATGTGGCTTTCACTATTGCAGCTGCTCTTGATCCAAGGTTAAAGTTTAGATCCTCATGTAATGAGACCTATGATCTTGAAAGTATGATGAAGCTGATAAGATTTCGTAAAGTTCTCATGGATGTTTACTTTGAGTATGCTAATGAAGCCAAAAATCTGAGTGCATCATCTTCAGTCTTGGATGATTCCAATTCTTTAACAGCAGAGACCACGAAAGATTGTATTGTGAGCTACTTCAGTAAATTTGCATCTGCAAGCAATGTTAAAGAGGTGGCTTCACAGAAGTCAGAGCTTGACTGTTACTTAGAAGAGACTTTGCTTCCCTCGGATGCAGACATACTTAGTTGGTGGCGTGTTAATTCTCAAAGGTTCCCCACACTTGCAAAGATGGCTTGTGATTTCCTCGCAATCCCAGTATCAGTTTCCTCACCATGTTCGAATATTAGTGCTATGACCATAAATCCAGCCTACAGTAGCTTAGACCCTGAGAGCATGGAAGCTCTGGTATGCAGTCAAAATTGGTTGGAGTCTACAAAAGAAA ATGATGGAGAACATCATGAACCCATGCAAAATATG gataaaaggaaaagaaagatggaagaGAATGACACTCCTACtgtaaaagttttcaaaaaccGGCCTCATGAAAAAGCTAGTAGTAATGGAGACATTGCTAGTGATTTCAACAAAAATG ATGGTAGTCTATCTTTTGACAATTGGATGGAGCCACAATGTTCTTCTTCAGAGTCTGTTGGTGAAAAAGCAGAGATCATGGAAGCTTCGGTTTGCAATCGAGATAGGTTGGAATCGTCAATAGGAA AAACTAATCATGGAAGCAACATTGCTGCCGCAATTGGAATTCCATATGATGAACCACCATTCAACAGTAATCAATTGGATCGATTTCAAAGCTCATCTTCCGAGTCTGATGATGAGACAACATTGAGGAAGCAAGGGTCATGGTGTAGAGAG GATGTTCGGACATATTTAGTCTCAAGTTTTACAAACAAGGAGAAAAAACGATTAAATAGATGGAAAAGGAGTGAGCTGAGCGG AAAGAAAATTGGAAGGGACAAGGAATTTCAATTAATGGGCGAGAAACTAACACCTTTACTCATGGTGCCTCATTGTGATGAAACACTACTAGAGTACTATATCGATGATTCG GTCGttaatacttattttaaattgcttAAGAAGAGATCCGACAAATTTCCAAATGTATACATCAAACATTATTCGTTTGATTCTCTAATAGCT ACTTGCTTAATAGAAGGATCCAAATCAGAAGATGAAGTATTAGCATGGTTTAAAGATGAAAAGTTAAGAGGGGTCCATAAA ttgTTTCTACCAATGTGTTTATCAGCACATTGGGTTCTTTTTTGTGTAGATACCAAAGAGAAGAAGATTTCATGGTTAGATCCGATACCATCTTCTCGGATAATGTCTAATAGTGtcgaaaaacaaaaaatattccAGTGGTTCGCACTCTATCTACTGCCAGAATTTGGTCATAATGATGCAGAGAAATGGCCATTTGAAGTGCGCACTGATATTCCAAAGCAAGAAAA CTCGATTGATTGCGGAGTATTCGTGATGAAATATGGTGATTGCCTAATGCATGGTGATTTCTTCCCTTTTACACAAAAAGATATGATTCATTTTCGACGTCGTATCTTTCTTGATATATACCGTGGGAGGTTACATGGTAAATAA
- the LOC128039789 gene encoding DELLA protein GAI1-like: MASSFSDTALNLLLSCAKAIEDGDLKRADACLHYILILADKRPYSYQTIVVKYFADALVRRAYGLHPASSYFAFPVDPAPYYHYNSCRINGVIKKVIGYALMGNRRLHLIDFSIPYYYRFQNSVLRTLPNFFGYPLSVRVSYILPPFLKEYVDLSRQMEFLTKDAVNVKLEDELKVVYGNSLAEVDECEIDFKRRRDDEMVVVYYKFKLEKLVRDAKAMERELVRLKEINPTIVIMLDFYSNHTHSNFLTCFKDSLQYSLKTVDYWAELHHNLGCKYGWECNIEAGEVEFH; encoded by the exons ATGGCTTCTTCTTTTTCCGACACCGCCTTGAATTTGTTACTATCCTGCGCTAAAGCTATTGAAGATGGGGATCTGAAAAGAGCCGATGCGTGCCTTCACTACATCTTGATTCTTGCTGATAAGAGACCCTACTCATATCAAACCATAGTGGTGAAATACTTTGCGGACGCTCTGGTTCGCCGAGCCTACGGACTGCATCCCGCTTCTTCCTACTTCGCTTTTCCGGTGGATCCTGCACCATATTATCATTATAACAGCTGCCGTATTAATGGCGTCATAAAAAAGGTTATCGGTTATGCTTTGATGGGAAACAGGCGATTGCATCTCATTGATTTCTCCATCCCGTATTACTACAGGTTTCAGAATTCAGTTCTTCGTACACTACCGAACTTCTTCGGCTATCCTCTATCCGTCCGTGTAAGTTACATACTTCCACCATTTCTGAAAGAATATGTAGATCTCTCACGCCAAATGGAGTTTTTGACTAAGGATGCCGTTAATGTAAAGTTGGAGGATGAGTTGAAAGTGGTTTATGGCAATAGTTTGGCAGAAGTGGATGAATGTGAAATAGATTTCAAAAGAAGAAGAGATGATGAAATGGTGGTGGTTtactataaatttaaacttgagaAGTTGGTAAGAGATGCAAAAGCAATGGAGAGAGAGTTGGTAAGATTGAAGGAGATAAATCCGACGATTGTAATCATGCTAGACTTTTATTCTAATCATACCCACTCCAATTTCTTGACATGTTTCAAGGATTCACTTCAGTATTCCTTGAAGACTGTTGATTACTGGGCGGAGTTGCACCATAATCTTGGTTGTAAGTATGGGTGGGAGTGCAACATAGAGGCAGGGGAag TCGAATTCCATTAA